The segment CATTATTTTACGTAAAGGGGCAAATTGATGTGGCTCTGCAATAAGGTATATCGTTTTTTCATAATCTGCTAAACGACCGAGCCATTCGGTAAACATATCAGGATAAGGAAGATTAATTGTTCCTGGGATACTTCCAGTAGCAAATGTTTGGATACTCCGTGTATCAATTACCATCGTCTGGTTATCTTGTGCTAATTCGGCTATTTCGTCACCAGTAAGCTGCATTTCTACCGGTGATGGTACTTGCTGAAGTGGTGTCATACCTGTTTTGTTTACTTCCTTCATCTTTGCAAAGTAAGCAGGTGGTTCTGGCTGTCCATCCAATAACAAGTTGATAAAAGCTGTTTCTTCGGTTGGTTGAAAAGCTGGATTAAACAATCGTTCATAGCCCACTGTGCTTGTCGGTACTGCCCCAAGAGCCTTGCCACAAGCACTTCCTGATCCGTGGCCAGGCCATATTTGTACATAGTCCGCATACTTTTTAAACTGCTGAATAGAGCTAAACATCTGTCTTGCTCCCTCTTCGGCAGATCCTACTACGCCTACTGCCTTCTCTAACAGGTCAGGACGGCCAACATCGCCTACAAATACAAAATCACCTGTAAATATACCCATTGGCCGATCAGCAACAGCACCATCGATTAATTCATAAGCCATATGCTCCGGTGTATGTCCAGGGGTGTGGACTGCTCGCAGCTGTACTTTCCCTAATTGGACGGTATCTTGATCACGTAAACCTTTTACAGGCAAGTCGCTACTCCATTCATAGCCCCCATTATCTACACCTTCTATGGAATGGTAAATTTTTGCCCCCGTTCTACGTGCAAGTTCTGTAACTCCCGATACAAAATCAGCATGAATATGTGTTTCCACTGCTGCAACAATTTGAAAACCTTGCTCTCTAGCTGTTTTTAAATACCCCTCTATATTTCTAGCCGGATCAATAACAGCTGCTTCACCAGTAGCTTGGCAAGCTACCATATAAGAGGCTTGAGCTAAAGAAGTTTCATAAAAATAGTTTAGATACATACATAAACCCCTTTCTAATTAAATATATTGCGAATATTCAAATATACAATCCTGAAAAGTGTCCCCAGCTATGCAGCTAGGGAGCTATCCACTGCCTTATTAATTAATTTCTTTCTTACAATAGTACCAATCTACGCAATCATACTCCTGATTATTCATGCGCT is part of the Virgibacillus dokdonensis genome and harbors:
- a CDS encoding MBL fold metallo-hydrolase, coding for MYLNYFYETSLAQASYMVACQATGEAAVIDPARNIEGYLKTAREQGFQIVAAVETHIHADFVSGVTELARRTGAKIYHSIEGVDNGGYEWSSDLPVKGLRDQDTVQLGKVQLRAVHTPGHTPEHMAYELIDGAVADRPMGIFTGDFVFVGDVGRPDLLEKAVGVVGSAEEGARQMFSSIQQFKKYADYVQIWPGHGSGSACGKALGAVPTSTVGYERLFNPAFQPTEETAFINLLLDGQPEPPAYFAKMKEVNKTGMTPLQQVPSPVEMQLTGDEIAELAQDNQTMVIDTRSIQTFATGSIPGTINLPYPDMFTEWLGRLADYEKTIYLIAEPHQFAPLRKIMLGMGMDNLKGFFATSVIDSASEKLTYDTQSPSVVDKKRERDDVQVLDVRYIDEWDEAHIPNAKHIPLPKLAERADELNPKKPVAVHCRSGKRSAIASSMLINQGFDVINVEGGFIDWEQQNLETTKDKIKEG